In the genome of Lathyrus oleraceus cultivar Zhongwan6 chromosome 4, CAAS_Psat_ZW6_1.0, whole genome shotgun sequence, the window TTCTCATTCTTAAATCCCATGAAAACGAACTTAACCGAAATGATAAGAAAACCAGATGAAGTCAGGACGTATGTAGTCGAGCGCTTTATGGCCGACACAGATAGAGAAAAGTTGTTCTTTTTACCGTTTAATACCGGCGACGGGTTAGTTCTTCAATCTAAATTCATCTGTTataatttttcatattttgaCGTCGTGTAGAAAGTTTCCATCTAACATTTGTTTtattacagtggacattggttgttggTCGCGATAAATCCTTTTAAAGAAATTGTGTATTATTTGGATTCTTTACAcaatgattggacaacataccctGCTATGAAGACGATAGTTGACACGTAAGTGCAAATAACCCAATATTCGTGTGTATACTTATTTatttatgtgaattgttctaaaTATTCGTTTATATTTCATTATAGCattatacaaactgttcgagcACAAAGAAAAATTCAAGTACCAAAGAGAAAAGCCAATAACATTACATGGAATAGAGTGGAGGTATATTAATTATCACAATTTTgattatattagtgatgacacaTGATAAAACTTAGGATATTTATCCATATTGTTTTTCCATGTGTAGTGTCCTCGACAGCGTAATAATATAGATTGTGGATATTACACGTTGAGGTTTATGAAAGAAACTCTTCTTATGGATCGAACAGATATTCCATCTGATGTATGgatttctaacttatgagttattttcATATTTAACACATATTTCTCATAATTAAATAGATTTAACTAAATCATActatgttatattattatgtagtactttgatgaatatAGATGTGCT includes:
- the LOC127076421 gene encoding uncharacterized protein LOC127076421, which encodes MDGAIFGFEYAEPLGKEDFDQILYHTQLSVGVINTYMRYLYDKLMGPRGLEQRFSFLNPMKTNLTEMIRKPDEVRTYVVERFMADTDREKLFFLPFNTGDGGHWLLVAINPFKEIVYYLDSLHNDWTTYPAMKTIVDTIIQTVRAQRKIQVPKRKANNITWNRVECPRQRNNIDCGYYTLRFMKETLLMDRTDIPSDYFDEYRCAYYSKDQLDEIKEELCQFIIELQVL